One region of Aminobacterium colombiense DSM 12261 genomic DNA includes:
- a CDS encoding TRAP transporter substrate-binding protein: MKCRSLIALRVAVAVFVGLIVIGCPSQAIAKPSEVINWKFQSHHTPGALSTEYVIPPFIERVREMSGGRLNITLHYAGELVDYQEVFPSLQANMIQMANTSGLFWRGSIPVGWLQSGNLPPFVCRSNDEFNELYHRRGIDALIREGLAEQGIHFLGNHNVGNTYFWSKKPINSVDDLKGFKVRFFGSMSDTMEHFGAAPVMLPHPETYTAIAMGTLDGSGTAWWLYRDLKLHEVCPYFIGPAWQTPQGMELWVSKKAWDALPDDLKAIVETAAVAFTKDYADICWMQEREMFNKSFPEWGTTYIEWGKEDIDRITNEFSLPYLDKIAKEIGPKDPRVVKGIEIIKQFMKDYGYID, encoded by the coding sequence ATGAAATGCAGAAGTTTGATTGCATTGAGAGTAGCTGTAGCAGTGTTTGTAGGTCTGATAGTTATTGGTTGTCCTTCGCAAGCCATAGCGAAGCCGTCAGAGGTGATCAACTGGAAATTTCAGAGCCACCATACACCTGGAGCCCTTTCAACTGAATATGTCATTCCTCCTTTTATCGAACGGGTACGTGAGATGTCTGGCGGGAGGCTAAATATTACCTTGCACTACGCTGGAGAACTTGTAGACTACCAAGAGGTATTTCCTTCCTTACAGGCAAATATGATCCAAATGGCCAATACTAGCGGGTTGTTTTGGAGAGGTTCCATACCTGTAGGCTGGCTACAGTCGGGCAATTTGCCCCCCTTCGTCTGCCGGAGCAACGATGAATTTAACGAACTATACCATCGCAGGGGAATCGATGCTCTGATAAGAGAGGGCTTAGCTGAGCAGGGCATCCACTTCCTGGGTAATCATAATGTAGGAAACACGTACTTCTGGAGCAAAAAACCTATAAACTCAGTGGATGACCTTAAAGGGTTCAAGGTAAGGTTCTTTGGTTCCATGTCGGACACAATGGAACACTTTGGGGCCGCACCGGTTATGCTCCCTCATCCAGAGACCTATACGGCTATTGCTATGGGAACTCTTGACGGCAGTGGCACCGCTTGGTGGCTATATCGTGACCTCAAGCTCCATGAAGTATGTCCATATTTTATAGGTCCCGCGTGGCAAACTCCCCAGGGGATGGAGCTCTGGGTATCCAAAAAGGCTTGGGATGCTTTGCCAGATGATCTGAAGGCTATTGTTGAAACAGCTGCCGTTGCTTTTACAAAAGATTATGCCGATATCTGTTGGATGCAGGAGCGAGAGATGTTTAACAAGTCCTTCCCCGAGTGGGGAACCACCTACATAGAATGGGGCAAGGAAGATATAGACAGAATAACTAATGAGTTCTCGTTGCCATATTTAGATAAAATCGCCAAGGAAATTGGGCCAAAAGATCCAAGAGTTGTTAAGGGAATCGAGATTATTAAACAGTTTATGAAGGATTACGGCTACATAGATTAA
- a CDS encoding TRAP transporter small permease subunit: MFILVYEVIMRYAFNKPTIWAHDTSCMLYGAHFILGGAYALRWGAFVNVEVFYQRFSLRTKAVVDLVTWMLFYAFVGILLWKSVPWAWASVMVQEYSNSPWGPPVWPIKLTIPVAATLVLLQGLTKTIKDFYIAVTGRELFAGVATEVTEDN, encoded by the coding sequence ATGTTCATATTGGTGTACGAGGTGATAATGAGGTATGCATTTAATAAACCTACGATCTGGGCTCACGATACTTCCTGCATGCTTTACGGAGCGCACTTTATTCTTGGGGGAGCCTATGCCCTTCGTTGGGGGGCATTTGTCAATGTAGAGGTGTTCTATCAGCGCTTCTCGCTTCGGACAAAAGCAGTAGTCGATCTGGTTACCTGGATGCTGTTCTACGCATTTGTGGGCATCTTGCTTTGGAAAAGCGTGCCTTGGGCTTGGGCAAGCGTGATGGTGCAGGAATACTCCAATAGCCCTTGGGGGCCCCCAGTCTGGCCAATTAAACTTACCATACCAGTGGCAGCCACCCTTGTGTTACTTCAGGGATTAACCAAAACCATCAAAGATTTCTATATAGCCGTGACCGGTCGCGAGCTATTTGCCGGAGTCGCCACCGAAGTTACTGAAGACAACTGA
- a CDS encoding TRAP transporter large permease, which yields MGIGLISILLFGSMLLFLGLGLPVAFVLGGLAAIFWGPESFFIIVARTYSMMSTTTLVACPLFVLMAAVLEQSGVAEDMYEMMYRWMGSLKGGLAVGTVIVCTLLAAMSGIASTGVVVMGVMALPAMLKRGYDKSLAVGCILAGGVLGPLIPPSIVLVLYGTIAQVSIGGLFAGGMSAGLLCSSLIIVYILIRCYLNPSLGPPIPYEERTNWEAKMTSLKGIILPFLLIVSVLGSIYTGIATPTEAAAVGAFGAMVCSAIHRRLNWQLIRNSAYATIKIQGFMMWILFSAQAFASVYMGMGASRLVIGLVEKYEIGWWTMLIAIQIVWFALGFVIDAWSILMITAPIILPLLPIYGFNPLWLGVLYAVNTQTGYLTPPFGTMLFMMKGIAPKSVTMSDIYSSVVPFVITQLVTLALCITFPKLITWLPEVLFG from the coding sequence ATGGGTATAGGGCTTATTTCGATTCTCCTATTTGGCAGCATGCTTCTTTTTTTGGGGCTAGGACTTCCTGTAGCCTTTGTTCTTGGAGGACTAGCCGCCATTTTTTGGGGACCTGAATCTTTCTTTATTATTGTTGCTAGAACTTATTCAATGATGTCGACCACTACTTTGGTAGCTTGTCCCCTTTTCGTGTTGATGGCAGCAGTATTGGAACAGTCTGGTGTAGCCGAGGATATGTATGAGATGATGTATCGCTGGATGGGATCCTTGAAAGGCGGGTTGGCAGTTGGTACTGTAATAGTCTGCACCCTATTGGCCGCCATGTCGGGGATTGCCTCTACAGGTGTGGTGGTTATGGGTGTTATGGCCCTTCCCGCCATGCTTAAAAGGGGATATGATAAGTCATTGGCGGTTGGCTGTATCTTGGCAGGAGGGGTTTTGGGCCCCCTCATACCTCCCAGCATAGTATTGGTTCTTTATGGAACTATCGCCCAAGTATCGATAGGCGGGCTCTTTGCTGGGGGGATGAGCGCAGGGTTGCTCTGTTCCTCCCTGATCATTGTTTATATATTGATAAGATGCTACTTGAATCCAAGCTTAGGTCCTCCTATACCCTATGAAGAGCGAACTAACTGGGAGGCAAAAATGACATCCCTTAAAGGCATAATTCTTCCTTTTTTACTAATAGTTTCTGTTCTGGGCTCAATTTACACTGGTATTGCTACTCCAACTGAGGCTGCCGCTGTAGGTGCGTTTGGTGCCATGGTATGTAGCGCTATCCACCGTCGCTTGAATTGGCAATTAATCAGAAACTCAGCCTACGCAACTATAAAAATCCAGGGATTTATGATGTGGATTTTGTTTTCCGCCCAAGCCTTCGCTTCTGTATACATGGGAATGGGTGCCTCCAGGTTGGTTATAGGGCTGGTTGAGAAATACGAGATCGGCTGGTGGACTATGTTGATAGCCATACAGATTGTTTGGTTTGCATTGGGCTTCGTGATTGATGCATGGAGCATCTTGATGATTACAGCTCCTATCATTCTCCCCCTTCTTCCCATTTATGGCTTTAACCCTTTGTGGTTAGGTGTTCTTTACGCTGTAAATACACAGACAGGTTACCTTACACCACCCTTTGGCACCATGTTGTTTATGATGAAAGGAATTGCTCCAAAGAGTGTAACTATGTCAGATATTTATAGCTCCGTTGTACCTTTTGTCATAACTCAATTGGTCACTTTAGCCCTTTGTATAACATTTCCTAAATTAATTACTTGGCTTCCCGAGGTTCTTTTTGGATAA
- a CDS encoding DUF6448 family protein encodes MELILILTLAVVIVAVFMGKRQAEAHCDTLSGPVIKAALIAFEQQDVAPVLKWIRPEDEPEIREAFDLSCYVRNLGPDARKLAERAFFETLIRVHRMGEGASYEGIKPDSSVPPVVAKADEALESGDVSDLANRISNHVKQTVEKRFQHAWEKKQSAEESPEKGRDFVKAYISFVHYVEGIHAMTMKGHAHGEHHH; translated from the coding sequence ATGGAATTGATTTTAATTTTGACTTTAGCGGTGGTTATAGTTGCGGTTTTTATGGGAAAGCGCCAAGCGGAGGCTCATTGCGACACCCTTTCGGGGCCTGTTATAAAAGCGGCTCTGATTGCTTTTGAGCAGCAGGATGTGGCGCCGGTTCTGAAATGGATTCGCCCCGAAGATGAGCCGGAGATACGAGAAGCTTTCGACCTTTCCTGTTATGTTAGAAACCTGGGTCCCGATGCCAGAAAATTGGCCGAGAGGGCGTTTTTTGAAACTTTGATCAGGGTGCATAGGATGGGAGAAGGAGCGTCCTACGAGGGAATTAAGCCTGATAGCAGTGTGCCTCCTGTTGTTGCAAAGGCTGATGAAGCTCTCGAGTCAGGCGATGTTTCAGATTTGGCAAATCGTATTTCTAACCACGTTAAACAGACAGTTGAGAAGCGGTTCCAGCATGCATGGGAGAAAAAACAGAGTGCCGAAGAATCACCAGAGAAGGGAAGGGACTTTGTAAAAGCCTATATATCCTTCGTTCATTATGTGGAGGGAATCCATGCCATGACTATGAAAGGGCACGCACATGGTGAACATCATCACTGA
- a CDS encoding trans-sulfuration enzyme family protein, giving the protein MSYRFDTQCVHLGTHPDPITGALSTPIYQTSTFAFHNADEGARRFKGEEEGYIYTRLGNPNHTAVEEKIAALEGGEAAAVAASGMGAIASVMWTALSAGDHVIAAKSLYGCTHALMNHQFPRFGMEATFMDLKDLAAVKAAMRPNTRMIYCESPANPTMEIADLEGLARIAHEGNAILVVDNTYCTPVIQRPLEFGADVVVHSATKYLNGHGDIIAGVIVGSKEFIGRIKLEGLKDLTGATLSPFDSYLLLRGMKTLHIRVPRHCETALKVARFLNGCPEVEKVWYPGLDDFPQRELADKQMKYYGAMIAMELKGGYEAGKKFINSTKLWTLAVSLGDAESLVQHPASMTHSALSDEELEKAGISKGLVRLSVGLEDVEDLIDDLKEAFAVM; this is encoded by the coding sequence ATGTCATACCGTTTTGATACTCAGTGTGTTCATTTGGGAACTCACCCTGATCCAATCACTGGAGCCCTTTCCACCCCTATTTACCAGACATCTACTTTCGCTTTCCATAACGCAGATGAAGGAGCTCGTAGGTTTAAGGGTGAGGAAGAGGGCTACATTTACACCCGCTTAGGAAATCCTAACCACACAGCCGTTGAAGAAAAGATAGCAGCCCTTGAAGGCGGGGAAGCCGCCGCGGTTGCAGCGTCAGGCATGGGAGCCATTGCTTCTGTTATGTGGACTGCCCTTTCTGCTGGAGACCATGTTATCGCTGCTAAATCTCTTTATGGATGTACTCACGCCCTGATGAACCACCAGTTCCCCCGTTTTGGCATGGAAGCTACCTTTATGGACTTAAAAGACCTTGCCGCAGTGAAAGCTGCTATGAGGCCCAATACCCGGATGATCTATTGCGAATCCCCAGCGAACCCCACCATGGAAATTGCCGATCTCGAGGGGCTGGCTCGCATCGCTCATGAAGGAAACGCCATTCTTGTAGTAGATAACACTTACTGTACTCCTGTTATTCAGCGTCCTCTTGAGTTTGGGGCTGATGTGGTGGTCCATTCTGCTACAAAGTATCTCAATGGTCACGGAGACATTATCGCTGGAGTTATTGTGGGGAGTAAGGAGTTCATTGGGCGTATCAAACTGGAAGGGCTCAAAGATCTTACCGGGGCGACATTATCTCCCTTTGATTCCTATCTCTTGCTTCGTGGGATGAAGACCCTGCACATTCGTGTACCCAGACACTGCGAAACGGCTCTTAAAGTGGCTCGCTTCCTGAACGGTTGCCCTGAAGTAGAAAAGGTCTGGTATCCCGGCCTTGATGATTTTCCTCAGAGAGAACTCGCCGATAAACAGATGAAATATTATGGAGCAATGATTGCTATGGAACTGAAAGGCGGATACGAGGCAGGGAAGAAATTCATTAACAGCACAAAGCTCTGGACCTTGGCTGTAAGCCTTGGCGATGCGGAATCTCTTGTTCAGCACCCTGCATCTATGACCCATTCGGCTCTCAGCGATGAGGAGTTGGAAAAAGCTGGCATCTCAAAGGGACTGGTTCGGCTTTCAGTAGGTCTTGAAGATGTTGAGGACCTGATTGACGATCTGAAAGAGGCTTTTGCTGTTATGTAA
- a CDS encoding cation-translocating P-type ATPase: MSPSKDIFDAAQVPGLDEEEATRRHIEEGPNELPSTKKNNIFNIAIEVAQEPMFLLLVACGSLYLILGELREAAMLLGFVFLVMGITIVQERKTERALEALRDLSSPRALVIRGRAQRRIPGREVVRGDIIVVSEGDRIPADARLFAAVNLSVDESMLTGESVAVRKRPLEEADVQRRPGGEDSPYIYSGSLVVNGKGIAEVIGIGFQTEMGKIGKALQTLKEEETLLKKETERIVKIFSVLGIGLCFLLVLIYGLTRGNWLEGLLAGIALAMAILPEEFPVVLTIFLAMGAWRISQKGVLTRRIPAVETLGAATVLCVDKTGTLTLNQMKVGALCSDGISKDLQERRETLPEELHALLEYAILASQKDPFDPMEKAILKAGDDLLKGTEHLHYGWSLVREYALTPELLAMSNVWCSPERKDWIIAAKGAPEAIMDLCHLDPSIVEQVESRILLLADNGLRVLGIARAKFSSEEDLPIGQHDFKFEFIGLVGLLDPVRPDVPKAIQECYAAGIRTIMITGDYPGTARNIARAIGLNSPDLVITGQELDSLDEITLREKIQTVNVFARVIPEQKLRIVEALKANGEITAMTGDGVNDAPALKSAHIGIAMGGRGTDVARESAGLVLVDDAFSSIAKAVRMGRRIFDNIRKALAFVVAVHVPIAGMSLLPVFFSDWPMVLLPVHIVFLELIIDPTCSVVFEAEEEEEDVMQRLPRDRSKPLFDIRTVLFALFQGFSILCVVALVFTSYIKAGSSPDRARALAFSTLVFSNLALILTNRSWTKNAWALLKIPNRAFWSVLVGSILFLAASFAVGPLKAVFKFETLSAMEFAKCFGLGLALLLWFELIKTLFEELWNIHSRKKHERLLNR, translated from the coding sequence TTGAGTCCCAGCAAGGATATTTTCGATGCGGCTCAGGTTCCAGGTCTTGATGAAGAAGAGGCAACCCGTCGTCATATTGAGGAGGGACCGAATGAACTCCCCTCGACTAAGAAAAACAACATATTTAACATTGCCATTGAAGTAGCCCAAGAGCCAATGTTTCTTCTCCTTGTTGCCTGTGGCTCCCTTTATCTGATTCTCGGCGAGCTCCGGGAAGCGGCAATGTTGCTGGGCTTTGTCTTTCTGGTTATGGGCATAACTATTGTTCAGGAGAGAAAAACGGAGCGGGCTCTCGAAGCTCTCCGCGATTTATCGAGTCCGCGAGCTCTTGTGATAAGGGGAAGAGCTCAGCGTCGAATTCCAGGGCGGGAGGTAGTTCGCGGAGATATCATAGTGGTTTCTGAAGGAGACCGTATCCCAGCAGATGCTCGTTTGTTCGCGGCCGTGAATTTATCTGTAGATGAATCCATGTTGACTGGGGAATCAGTTGCCGTGAGGAAGCGGCCTTTGGAGGAGGCCGATGTTCAGAGAAGACCTGGAGGAGAAGACTCTCCGTATATTTATTCAGGAAGTCTTGTCGTAAATGGCAAGGGTATTGCCGAGGTAATAGGAATAGGTTTCCAAACCGAAATGGGAAAGATCGGCAAGGCCCTCCAGACATTGAAAGAAGAAGAAACACTTCTTAAGAAGGAGACGGAACGGATCGTAAAGATATTTTCAGTTTTGGGAATAGGATTGTGTTTTCTCTTGGTTCTGATTTATGGGCTGACTCGAGGTAACTGGCTGGAGGGTTTGCTAGCAGGTATAGCCCTGGCCATGGCAATCCTTCCTGAGGAATTTCCAGTTGTTCTTACCATCTTCCTAGCCATGGGGGCTTGGCGAATTTCACAAAAGGGTGTTCTTACAAGGAGGATTCCCGCCGTAGAGACTTTAGGGGCAGCTACTGTCCTATGCGTAGATAAAACAGGAACCCTTACACTGAACCAGATGAAAGTGGGCGCTCTTTGCTCGGATGGGATTTCAAAAGATCTTCAAGAAAGAAGGGAAACTTTGCCGGAAGAGCTTCACGCACTATTGGAATACGCTATTCTCGCCAGCCAAAAAGACCCCTTTGACCCAATGGAAAAAGCCATCCTTAAAGCGGGAGACGACCTATTGAAGGGAACGGAACATTTACACTATGGGTGGTCCCTTGTTCGAGAATATGCACTTACGCCGGAGCTTCTTGCCATGTCAAACGTTTGGTGTTCCCCCGAAAGGAAGGACTGGATAATAGCGGCAAAAGGGGCTCCAGAAGCAATCATGGACTTATGCCACTTGGATCCATCGATTGTCGAGCAAGTGGAGTCCAGAATTCTTCTCCTTGCGGATAATGGGCTCAGAGTACTTGGTATTGCGAGGGCCAAATTTTCTTCGGAAGAAGATTTGCCGATAGGGCAACATGATTTCAAATTTGAATTTATTGGTCTTGTGGGGCTGCTTGATCCGGTTCGCCCTGACGTTCCCAAAGCAATTCAGGAATGTTATGCCGCTGGTATTCGTACCATAATGATTACTGGAGACTACCCTGGCACGGCCAGAAATATCGCTCGAGCAATAGGGCTAAATTCACCAGACCTGGTTATTACTGGGCAGGAACTAGACTCTTTGGATGAAATTACTCTCCGAGAAAAGATCCAGACTGTCAATGTTTTTGCCCGGGTTATCCCAGAACAGAAACTGCGCATCGTAGAAGCTCTTAAGGCGAATGGAGAAATAACGGCAATGACGGGAGACGGTGTTAATGATGCTCCTGCGTTGAAAAGTGCCCATATCGGGATAGCGATGGGAGGTAGAGGGACAGATGTTGCTAGGGAATCAGCGGGCCTTGTCCTCGTAGACGACGCTTTCTCTTCTATTGCCAAAGCGGTTCGCATGGGACGACGCATATTCGATAATATCCGTAAGGCCTTGGCTTTTGTTGTTGCCGTACACGTGCCTATTGCCGGCATGTCTCTCTTGCCGGTGTTCTTTTCGGATTGGCCGATGGTTCTGCTTCCTGTCCATATAGTCTTTCTAGAACTAATTATCGACCCAACTTGCTCGGTAGTATTCGAGGCCGAGGAGGAGGAAGAGGATGTAATGCAGAGACTTCCGCGAGATCGTTCAAAGCCGCTTTTTGACATAAGAACCGTTTTGTTTGCCCTTTTTCAAGGGTTCAGTATCCTTTGTGTTGTAGCTCTTGTTTTTACAAGTTACATTAAGGCAGGGTCTTCTCCAGATAGAGCAAGGGCTCTGGCTTTTTCAACCCTTGTTTTTTCGAATCTTGCACTTATACTGACGAATCGCTCCTGGACAAAAAACGCATGGGCGTTGCTCAAGATTCCCAACAGAGCTTTCTGGAGTGTTCTGGTTGGATCGATCCTTTTTCTAGCCGCTTCTTTTGCTGTCGGGCCGTTGAAAGCAGTCTTCAAGTTTGAAACCCTCAGCGCGATGGAATTCGCTAAATGTTTCGGACTAGGCTTGGCTCTATTATTATGGTTTGAATTGATCAAGACCCTATTCGAGGAATTATGGAACATTCATAGTCGAAAAAAGCATGAGCGGCTCCTAAATCGTTAG
- a CDS encoding LssY C-terminal domain-containing protein — protein MDIVHLLLPTLEHFRLLGYWIILALALWESTAFVGMAIPGVLLFPTVGFLVAHGYFDPIDAFWFCFLGAMGGYCLSYYLGTAGDRFASRFGRLTSKIDAGKKYLSKYGLWAMIPGRFMAIGSLLPFLAGFARLPFRHFVAYSGIANGIGMVTYLLFGYFARHAWISLGIWSTRLVFFLATTAGLLGIFYLIRTLVVKGAWPLFIVLASIICSAAEGVGRNPLLKTFIDRHPRCASFFWERFNPERFEGFPLTILCLALGYSLVLLGGVVEDLLTADPIVAVDKRLATLLLAFRSPILLWIFLKVTLLGSWQIVLGGVILFSLYLLLDNKKYFLAPFWVTLGGCTFFTTGGKWLFQRQRPFNMTHLMEFSFPSGHTAYSAFFYGFLAYALARGTTDRGKKVDLFFLWVLLVTAVGFSRLYIGVHYLSDVLAGALLGFSWLIIGISLSEWRKSRRTKLEVTMPPPATRKKTYWGPALFTAGVFLYLCIVATFVPPYFKESPHPAALTESMDPLAPFELRGLSRFTETISGSPQEPLSLMIYVQNGNNLITALEKAGWVKAELVSFRSLVKAFKSALLNNSYPQAPVTPSFWNGVPLDIAFEKETELHSVRQRHHIRLWKTGYRLSDGSLQFVGTASFDKGVNWLHLSHRIDPVIDTERKTFVDNCLEAKIVSNYEEITFVEPSMGSNFSGDAFFSDGKMVILHLFH, from the coding sequence GTGGATATAGTCCATCTCCTGCTTCCAACTCTTGAACATTTCCGACTACTGGGTTACTGGATAATTCTTGCGCTTGCTCTGTGGGAATCGACGGCGTTCGTCGGCATGGCTATCCCAGGAGTTCTTTTGTTTCCAACTGTGGGTTTTCTTGTCGCCCATGGATATTTCGACCCTATTGACGCCTTCTGGTTCTGCTTCCTGGGAGCCATGGGGGGATATTGCCTGAGCTATTATTTGGGGACAGCGGGCGATCGCTTCGCTTCAAGGTTCGGACGGCTAACTTCGAAAATAGACGCGGGAAAGAAATACCTCTCAAAATATGGCTTATGGGCAATGATACCAGGTCGGTTCATGGCCATAGGATCTTTATTACCTTTTCTTGCCGGTTTTGCCAGATTACCCTTTCGTCATTTCGTGGCATACTCAGGGATTGCCAATGGGATTGGTATGGTTACGTACCTGCTTTTTGGCTATTTCGCGCGGCATGCCTGGATTTCTCTCGGAATTTGGTCCACTCGTCTGGTCTTTTTCTTAGCCACAACAGCTGGACTTCTTGGAATCTTTTATCTGATCCGTACTCTTGTTGTTAAGGGGGCCTGGCCATTGTTTATAGTCTTGGCCTCTATAATCTGCTCAGCTGCTGAAGGCGTCGGGAGAAATCCACTTTTAAAAACCTTCATAGATCGACATCCAAGGTGCGCAAGTTTCTTTTGGGAACGTTTCAATCCTGAACGCTTCGAGGGATTCCCGCTGACGATCCTGTGCCTCGCACTAGGCTATTCACTCGTATTGCTTGGCGGGGTTGTCGAAGATCTCCTGACGGCAGACCCAATTGTAGCTGTAGACAAGAGACTGGCGACCCTCCTGCTTGCTTTCAGAAGTCCCATTCTGCTGTGGATCTTTCTGAAGGTCACGCTTCTGGGAAGTTGGCAGATCGTGCTGGGAGGCGTTATTCTTTTCTCCCTCTACCTTCTTCTGGATAACAAAAAGTATTTTCTGGCACCATTTTGGGTGACTCTGGGAGGCTGTACATTTTTTACAACAGGTGGGAAATGGCTTTTCCAAAGACAAAGGCCCTTTAACATGACCCATCTCATGGAATTTTCCTTTCCCAGCGGACACACTGCCTATTCGGCTTTTTTCTATGGTTTCCTGGCCTATGCCCTTGCCCGAGGCACAACGGACCGAGGAAAGAAAGTTGATCTTTTTTTCCTGTGGGTACTCCTTGTAACAGCTGTTGGTTTCAGCCGTCTATATATCGGCGTGCATTACCTGAGCGATGTTCTGGCTGGCGCGTTGCTTGGTTTTTCCTGGCTTATCATCGGCATCAGCCTCTCGGAGTGGAGGAAGTCCAGAAGAACTAAACTTGAGGTAACAATGCCCCCCCCTGCCACAAGGAAGAAAACGTACTGGGGCCCTGCCTTATTTACGGCAGGAGTTTTTCTATACTTGTGCATTGTCGCCACATTTGTTCCTCCCTATTTCAAGGAATCTCCCCATCCCGCAGCTCTCACAGAATCAATGGACCCTTTGGCACCCTTTGAATTGAGAGGTTTATCCCGTTTTACCGAAACAATCTCTGGATCTCCGCAGGAACCTCTCAGCCTAATGATCTACGTTCAGAACGGAAACAACCTTATCACGGCTCTGGAAAAAGCTGGCTGGGTGAAGGCAGAGCTCGTTTCCTTCCGTTCCCTTGTCAAGGCCTTCAAGTCCGCTCTCTTGAACAATTCGTATCCTCAGGCCCCAGTTACGCCATCTTTCTGGAATGGGGTTCCTCTGGACATAGCCTTTGAAAAAGAGACTGAACTGCACTCTGTAAGGCAAAGACATCACATCCGCTTGTGGAAGACAGGATATCGTCTTTCGGATGGAAGTCTTCAATTTGTGGGTACAGCCAGTTTTGATAAAGGGGTTAACTGGCTTCATTTGAGCCATCGGATAGACCCAGTTATTGACACTGAGCGGAAAACTTTTGTCGATAATTGCCTGGAAGCAAAAATTGTTTCCAATTATGAAGAAATCACCTTTGTTGAGCCCTCAATGGGATCGAATTTTTCAGGAGATGCCTTTTTCTCCGATGGGAAAATGGTAATTTTACATCTCTTCCACTGA
- a CDS encoding ATP-binding cassette domain-containing protein yields MKNIFAVEGQSLSKTFLRKGGSQIVLFSHLSVSFKKGEVVGLVGPSGKGKTTLGDILLGLIVPDRGKVLWKGQDIRTLSKTKKKNLRPYFQKIHQDPGSSFPQNRLIRTIFEDFFRWGYHPALSSEKEWWNALGEGMEKASLSERLLHRYPCQLSGGELQRFALLRALLFSPLFLVADEPTSRLDPSVQAKVAHMLVEEAHVKSIAVLFISHDEVLLNALCSRIIRLE; encoded by the coding sequence ATGAAAAACATATTTGCCGTTGAAGGACAATCCCTATCTAAGACCTTTTTACGAAAAGGAGGTTCTCAAATTGTTCTTTTCTCTCACCTTTCAGTCTCATTTAAAAAAGGGGAAGTAGTTGGACTTGTGGGACCTTCTGGCAAAGGAAAAACAACCCTCGGCGACATTTTGCTTGGCCTTATTGTTCCCGATAGAGGAAAAGTGTTGTGGAAGGGTCAAGATATACGCACTCTCTCCAAAACAAAGAAAAAGAATCTTCGCCCGTACTTTCAGAAGATTCATCAGGATCCTGGATCCTCTTTCCCCCAGAACCGATTGATACGTACCATTTTCGAGGATTTTTTCCGGTGGGGGTATCATCCCGCACTTTCTTCGGAGAAAGAATGGTGGAATGCTCTAGGGGAAGGGATGGAAAAAGCTTCACTTTCAGAACGACTTCTCCATCGGTACCCTTGCCAGCTCTCTGGTGGAGAACTTCAAAGATTTGCCCTGCTTCGGGCCTTGCTTTTTTCTCCCCTCTTTCTTGTAGCGGACGAACCAACCTCCCGCCTTGACCCTTCTGTTCAAGCTAAAGTTGCCCATATGCTCGTTGAAGAAGCCCATGTAAAGAGTATCGCAGTTCTGTTTATCTCCCATGACGAAGTCCTTTTAAACGCCCTTTGTTCAAGGATCATACGACTAGAGTAA
- a CDS encoding ATP-binding cassette domain-containing protein, with protein MTSFLSVENLSILDEENKPLVRNVSFSIPSESVFFLVGETGSGKTPIAQAIAGTLAKRLSVCGKVFLKKQNLLSVKEKELKKLWGRYLFLMPQEPSTALNPLLSVFRQVREVFQHLRGMDRHTARTATQNLFSALGITQEASRERPGKLSGGMAQRALLAMALASPAEFILLDEPTKGLDSSRKEDATALVKGIINAGKTLLCITHDFSLPKQIGGQTGVLFSGLLVESGDSQIVLQHPSHPYTQGLLNALPERGLHPISDELLAQLERAWCH; from the coding sequence ATGACCTCTTTTCTCAGTGTAGAAAACCTGTCAATCTTGGATGAAGAGAATAAGCCCCTTGTGCGTAACGTTTCTTTTTCTATTCCCTCCGAAAGCGTCTTCTTTTTGGTGGGGGAAACGGGAAGCGGTAAGACTCCCATAGCCCAGGCTATAGCAGGAACGCTGGCTAAAAGGCTTTCTGTCTGCGGAAAAGTGTTTCTTAAAAAACAGAACCTCCTCTCCGTAAAGGAAAAGGAACTTAAAAAGCTCTGGGGGCGGTATCTCTTTCTTATGCCCCAGGAACCCTCCACTGCACTGAACCCTCTGCTTTCTGTATTTCGACAAGTTCGGGAAGTTTTCCAACATTTGAGAGGAATGGACCGGCATACAGCAAGAACCGCTACACAAAATCTCTTTTCTGCTCTAGGCATTACGCAAGAAGCTTCCAGAGAAAGACCTGGCAAGTTATCTGGGGGCATGGCTCAAAGGGCTCTCTTAGCCATGGCTCTCGCCTCACCAGCGGAATTTATCCTTTTAGATGAGCCTACCAAAGGGCTTGATTCATCGCGAAAGGAAGATGCCACTGCTCTCGTAAAAGGAATTATAAATGCGGGCAAAACACTTCTCTGCATCACCCATGACTTTTCTCTTCCGAAGCAAATTGGAGGTCAGACTGGCGTACTCTTCAGTGGACTTCTAGTTGAATCGGGAGATTCTCAAATAGTACTGCAACATCCTTCTCATCCTTATACCCAAGGTTTGTTGAACGCCCTCCCAGAGAGAGGGCTTCACCCTATTTCTGACGAACTTCTCGCTCAGCTTGAAAGGGCCTGGTGTCACTGA